In the Alteromonas sp. M12 genome, one interval contains:
- the imuA gene encoding translesion DNA synthesis-associated protein ImuA: MNTLLEQLKNKRLVWQGNQQEQCLTSESTGYEELDEALQGGFPQSGMIDIHTPIGIGELRLLLPALRYRQQHKRLLVFIAPPMQINGEMLAEFGITLEQVLIVQPNSAEHALWSAEQCLKSGCCHSVLMWHQQLEIAQTKRLQLAAEQGDALHFVVRQNRQLSLSLPVSLAMKLSAHEQGLEVQITKRKGGWPAQPFNLNMSHIWPELALNQRATNVLTFPRAKVS; the protein is encoded by the coding sequence ATGAACACACTATTGGAACAACTAAAAAATAAACGCTTAGTATGGCAAGGCAATCAACAAGAACAGTGCCTGACCTCCGAAAGTACAGGTTATGAAGAACTTGATGAAGCACTTCAAGGCGGCTTCCCACAATCGGGAATGATTGATATCCATACTCCCATAGGCATCGGCGAATTACGTTTGTTATTGCCAGCTTTGCGATATCGTCAGCAGCATAAGCGCTTATTGGTGTTTATTGCGCCTCCGATGCAAATTAACGGAGAAATGTTGGCGGAATTTGGGATCACACTTGAACAGGTTCTAATTGTTCAACCAAATAGTGCAGAGCATGCGCTTTGGAGTGCCGAGCAATGCCTTAAGAGCGGCTGCTGCCATAGTGTCCTAATGTGGCATCAACAGCTTGAAATCGCCCAAACCAAACGTCTACAACTAGCCGCTGAACAAGGTGACGCTTTACATTTTGTAGTGCGTCAAAATCGACAATTAAGTTTGTCGTTACCGGTGAGCCTAGCGATGAAACTCAGTGCTCATGAACAGGGCTTAGAGGTGCAAATTACCAAACGTAAAGGCGGTTGGCCAGCCCAGCCATTTAATCTCAATATGAGCCACATTTGGCCTGAATTAGCACTCAACCAACGCGCCACTAATGTGCTGACATTTCCACGGGCTAAAGTCAGCTAA
- a CDS encoding DUF1820 family protein: MTTKNPLFRVQFVSNGERYEVYVREVSQGSMFGFVEIGDFVWDTHTTLVLDPSHEKLKTEFADVKHTYIPMHSVLRIDEVKKQGTAKITELSDKVTAFPSPIYTPKN, translated from the coding sequence ATGACAACTAAAAATCCTTTATTTAGGGTACAGTTTGTTAGTAATGGCGAACGTTATGAAGTTTATGTACGTGAAGTCAGTCAAGGCAGTATGTTTGGATTTGTAGAGATAGGTGATTTTGTCTGGGATACCCACACAACGCTGGTATTAGACCCGAGCCACGAAAAATTAAAAACCGAATTTGCTGATGTAAAACACACTTATATACCTATGCACAGCGTGTTAAGAATTGACGAAGTGAAGAAACAAGGTACGGCAAAAATTACTGAATTGTCAGATAAAGTAACGGCATTTCCGAGTCCGATTTACACACCTAAAAATTAG
- the coaBC gene encoding bifunctional phosphopantothenoylcysteine decarboxylase/phosphopantothenate--cysteine ligase CoaBC — translation MAIQKHKVLLGITGGIAAYKTPDLIRKLTAKDAEVRAVLTASAEHFVSPLALQAVSGNPVSSDLLDPAAEAAMGHIELAKWADSILIAPATANFIAKLAHGMADDLLSTLCLASTAEVYISPAMNQQMWKADATQKNLSILSNRGVTIIPPDSGEQACGDIGQGRMPEPQYLADLITQPKPPQCLTGKKIVITAGPTREAIDPVRYISNHSSGKMGYALANAAIAMGAEVTLVSGPVNLSAPNKANLINVESAQQMHDAVMGNIQSADIFIGCAAVADYRPLEAVNQKIKKNNQELTLTFTKNPDILADVAKQQRSVFTVGFAAETQDVSRYAKEKLERKQLDMIAANDVSNSNIGFNSDQNALTVFWKEGEKSLDVADKKQLAFKLMQLVSEKYRNKHATK, via the coding sequence ATGGCCATTCAAAAGCACAAGGTTTTACTCGGAATTACAGGTGGCATTGCCGCTTATAAAACCCCAGATTTAATACGCAAACTAACCGCCAAGGACGCTGAGGTACGAGCAGTATTAACCGCTTCAGCTGAACATTTTGTTAGTCCTTTAGCATTGCAAGCAGTATCAGGCAATCCGGTTTCTAGCGATTTACTCGATCCGGCTGCAGAAGCAGCTATGGGTCATATAGAGTTGGCGAAATGGGCTGATAGCATTCTTATCGCCCCTGCCACCGCAAACTTTATTGCTAAACTTGCCCATGGCATGGCCGACGATTTGTTGTCGACGTTATGCTTGGCCAGTACTGCTGAGGTATATATTTCTCCTGCCATGAATCAGCAAATGTGGAAGGCTGATGCTACGCAGAAGAACCTTTCCATCTTGTCCAATCGTGGGGTCACTATTATTCCACCCGACTCAGGTGAGCAAGCTTGTGGCGATATTGGGCAAGGACGTATGCCTGAACCTCAGTACTTGGCAGACCTAATCACCCAACCCAAGCCGCCTCAATGCTTGACTGGCAAAAAAATAGTGATTACGGCAGGACCGACCCGAGAAGCAATTGATCCCGTGCGTTACATCAGCAACCACAGCTCGGGCAAAATGGGTTATGCACTAGCCAATGCGGCAATAGCCATGGGTGCTGAAGTGACTTTGGTGAGTGGCCCAGTAAATTTAAGCGCTCCTAACAAAGCGAACCTGATTAATGTTGAAAGTGCGCAACAAATGCATGATGCCGTTATGGGAAATATACAAAGCGCGGATATTTTCATTGGCTGTGCAGCCGTAGCCGACTATCGTCCTTTAGAAGCGGTAAATCAAAAAATCAAGAAGAACAATCAAGAGTTGACCCTTACTTTTACTAAAAACCCTGATATTCTTGCAGATGTCGCAAAACAACAACGGTCAGTGTTCACTGTCGGCTTCGCTGCCGAAACACAAGACGTTAGTCGTTATGCAAAAGAAAAGCTGGAGCGTAAACAGCTTGATATGATCGCTGCTAATGATGTTTCAAATAGCAACATTGGATTCAATAGTGATCAAAATGCTTTGACGGTTTTTTGGAAAGAGGGTGAAAAATCTCTCGATGTTGCCGATAAAAAGCAACTTGCTTTTAAATTGATGCAATTAGTATCTGAAAAATATAGAAATAAACATGCAACAAAATAA
- a CDS encoding TetR/AcrR family transcriptional regulator, with protein sequence MPRKALYNVEEVLEQAIAVFLEHGYHGAAMDEIIARTDFNRRGFYIEFGSKQQFLYIVLAHYQEQHLSKAFSHLEHNQGMLSIQGFFSAYIDLVRGRGCLLINIITELGFDDLKIRDIGRHYLDRLQIDFIGCLEKAQKLGEVRQDINIESTGLQLCSYVQGFAVNGILAGDTDELMLATQAILGPLKP encoded by the coding sequence ATGCCTCGTAAGGCCCTATACAACGTTGAAGAGGTGCTTGAACAAGCAATTGCGGTCTTCTTGGAGCATGGTTATCATGGTGCTGCAATGGACGAAATTATCGCCAGAACCGATTTTAACCGACGTGGATTCTATATTGAATTCGGTTCTAAACAGCAGTTTTTATATATTGTGCTAGCCCATTATCAAGAGCAGCATTTATCCAAAGCGTTTTCACACCTAGAACACAACCAAGGTATGCTTTCTATTCAAGGTTTTTTCTCAGCTTATATTGATTTGGTTAGAGGTAGAGGCTGTTTGTTAATTAATATTATTACTGAATTAGGCTTCGATGACCTCAAGATCCGAGATATTGGTCGGCATTATCTGGATCGTCTCCAGATTGACTTTATTGGTTGTTTGGAAAAAGCCCAAAAACTAGGAGAAGTTAGGCAGGATATCAATATTGAGTCCACCGGTTTACAGTTATGCAGTTACGTACAAGGATTTGCCGTTAATGGGATTTTAGCCGGTGACACTGATGAACTAATGTTGGCTACTCAGGCCATTTTAGGGCCACTGAAACCTTAA
- a CDS encoding EVE domain-containing protein produces MNYWLFKSEPDAFSIDDLANKANQTEHWDGIRNYQARNFLRDKVQLGDQVFIYHSSCKNVGIAGLAEVVKGAYPDHTQFDPESKYYDPKSDPEQPRWYMVDVKLVKKFNQILSLKSIKAMPQIQQIGLVQKGHRLSIMPVNAEEFAYLLKECNEL; encoded by the coding sequence ATGAATTATTGGTTATTTAAGAGTGAACCAGATGCATTTAGCATCGACGATTTAGCGAATAAGGCCAATCAAACAGAGCATTGGGATGGTATTCGTAATTATCAGGCTCGCAACTTTTTGCGGGATAAAGTGCAACTTGGTGATCAAGTATTCATATATCATTCTAGTTGTAAAAATGTCGGAATAGCAGGTTTGGCCGAAGTGGTGAAGGGCGCTTATCCAGATCATACTCAGTTTGACCCAGAGTCAAAATACTATGATCCGAAATCAGATCCTGAGCAGCCTAGATGGTATATGGTGGATGTTAAATTGGTTAAAAAATTCAATCAAATCCTGAGCTTAAAAAGCATAAAGGCGATGCCGCAGATACAACAAATTGGCCTGGTTCAAAAAGGCCATCGTTTGTCTATTATGCCCGTGAATGCAGAAGAATTCGCTTATTTGCTTAAAGAGTGTAACGAACTTTAA
- a CDS encoding DUF885 domain-containing protein, with protein sequence MHIVLNRVSIFFLLFLCLPVTASEQQKLLQLMDDIWQYELSISPVYASSQGVHDFDDKLADISPDGLAKQNSQFKKFLNQLDQIDKQQLARTDQINLLMQRYRVQNYVDEYRFNAHYVPLTSEYGFHSAMAGLPRSSRFADLKDYQNYLTRLRLIPAYFAQQIAWMKKGMEVGMVQPKAVMLGFEKSVESFFNSQVEENTFYSPFLKIDDINVSEAQKRALIIEAKQVIKQDVMGAYQHFYDFLVTDYIPKAKSDVASKSWPNGEQMYQNRAQYYTTTDLSVDEIHQLGLTEVARIRAQMQNIVDELEFQGSINEFIQFLRTDPQFYAKTPVELLKHASYVAKRMDAQLPKLFYKLPRTPYGVAPVPDAIAPKYTTGRYVSPRRDDEPGYYWVNTYALDKRPLYAIPALTMHEAVPGHHLQISLASEMSDLPNVRRYTYISAFGEGWGLYSEFLGKEVGIYQTPYEEFGRLSYEMWRACRLVVDTGMHIKGWSRQRALDYMLENTALSEHNVTTEIDRYISWPAQALAYKIGELEIKKLRAEAEEALGDKFDLRAFHDAVLEYGSIPLSVLRENIALFIEQQKKS encoded by the coding sequence ATGCATATAGTTTTGAACAGAGTATCGATATTTTTCTTGCTGTTTCTATGCCTTCCAGTTACCGCATCTGAACAGCAAAAATTACTTCAATTGATGGATGATATTTGGCAATACGAGCTATCTATATCACCTGTTTACGCAAGCTCTCAAGGAGTACATGACTTCGATGACAAACTTGCCGATATTTCGCCTGATGGGCTCGCCAAACAAAACTCTCAATTCAAAAAATTCTTAAACCAACTAGACCAAATAGATAAACAGCAGTTAGCTCGAACAGATCAAATTAATTTGCTGATGCAGCGTTATCGGGTGCAAAATTATGTCGATGAATATCGTTTCAACGCACATTATGTACCGTTAACGTCGGAGTACGGTTTTCATAGTGCAATGGCTGGACTCCCCCGTTCGAGTCGCTTCGCGGATCTAAAAGACTACCAAAATTATCTCACTCGACTTCGTTTAATCCCCGCTTATTTTGCGCAACAAATTGCGTGGATGAAAAAAGGGATGGAAGTGGGAATGGTTCAACCCAAAGCGGTTATGCTGGGTTTTGAAAAGTCGGTAGAGAGTTTTTTTAACAGTCAGGTAGAAGAAAATACATTTTACAGCCCCTTCCTAAAAATCGATGATATCAATGTTTCTGAGGCACAAAAACGTGCATTAATAATAGAAGCGAAGCAAGTTATCAAACAAGATGTTATGGGTGCTTATCAACACTTTTACGATTTTTTAGTCACCGATTATATTCCTAAAGCAAAGTCAGATGTGGCTTCTAAGTCTTGGCCTAACGGCGAACAGATGTACCAAAATCGCGCCCAATATTATACCACTACAGATCTTTCAGTGGATGAAATCCATCAACTGGGATTAACAGAAGTAGCGCGTATACGAGCCCAAATGCAGAACATTGTGGATGAATTAGAGTTCCAAGGTAGTATTAATGAATTTATCCAATTCTTACGTACCGACCCGCAATTTTATGCAAAAACGCCAGTTGAACTGTTGAAACACGCATCTTACGTAGCTAAACGCATGGATGCACAGTTGCCTAAGCTGTTTTATAAGCTACCTCGTACTCCTTACGGCGTAGCCCCCGTTCCTGATGCCATTGCACCGAAATACACCACAGGCAGATATGTATCACCAAGGCGTGACGATGAACCTGGTTATTACTGGGTAAACACCTACGCATTAGATAAACGACCTTTATATGCTATCCCTGCACTGACAATGCATGAAGCGGTTCCGGGCCATCATTTACAAATCTCACTTGCATCAGAGATGAGTGATTTACCAAATGTACGTCGTTACACTTACATTTCAGCTTTTGGTGAAGGCTGGGGCTTGTACTCTGAGTTTCTGGGCAAAGAAGTGGGAATTTATCAAACACCCTACGAAGAATTTGGTCGCTTGAGTTATGAAATGTGGCGAGCGTGCCGTTTGGTGGTTGATACCGGTATGCACATAAAAGGTTGGTCGCGACAGCGCGCTTTAGATTATATGCTAGAGAATACAGCGCTTTCAGAACACAACGTGACCACTGAAATCGACCGTTATATCTCTTGGCCAGCACAGGCGCTAGCCTATAAAATTGGCGAGTTAGAGATTAAAAAATTACGCGCTGAAGCTGAAGAAGCCCTTGGTGATAAGTTTGATTTACGTGCATTTCATGATGCAGTGTTGGAGTACGGCTCTATCCCACTGTCTGTACTTAGAGAAAATATTGCTTTATTTATTGAACAACAGAAAAAGTCATAA
- the slmA gene encoding nucleoid occlusion factor SlmA has translation MPAIKRPNRRAQILQCLASMLENNPGQRITTAKLATEVGVSEAALYRHFPSKARMFEGLIEFIEETLFSRINKIINEEKDSAVRIQLIIHLILGFSEKNPGITRILNGDALMGEQERLRGRIAQIFERLETQIKQVLRERKLREGKSLPADEGVIANMLICYTDGRINLFIRSDFKRRPTEDFKETWQFINKQFFS, from the coding sequence ATGCCCGCGATTAAACGTCCAAACCGCAGAGCGCAAATTCTGCAATGTCTAGCAAGTATGCTAGAAAACAACCCTGGACAGCGTATCACTACGGCTAAATTGGCAACAGAAGTAGGCGTGTCAGAGGCTGCTTTATACCGCCACTTTCCCAGTAAAGCACGGATGTTTGAAGGTTTAATTGAGTTTATCGAAGAAACCTTGTTTTCACGTATCAATAAAATTATTAATGAAGAAAAAGATAGCGCTGTGCGTATTCAATTGATTATTCATTTGATTTTAGGTTTCTCAGAAAAAAATCCAGGTATTACCCGCATTTTGAACGGTGATGCCTTAATGGGAGAGCAGGAACGTTTACGTGGCAGAATTGCACAGATTTTTGAGCGCCTTGAAACGCAAATAAAACAGGTTTTAAGAGAACGTAAACTTCGTGAAGGAAAATCATTACCTGCGGATGAAGGTGTGATTGCAAATATGCTGATCTGCTATACCGACGGTCGTATTAATTTGTTTATCCGTAGTGATTTCAAACGCCGCCCCACCGAAGATTTTAAAGAAACTTGGCAGTTCATCAACAAACAGTTTTTTTCTTAA